Proteins from a genomic interval of Providencia stuartii:
- the cmoM gene encoding tRNA uridine 5-oxyacetic acid(34) methyltransferase CmoM yields the protein MVDRNFDDIADKFAKNIYGTTKGKIREAVVWQDLTQLINSQFDGQTLRILDAGGGEGHFSRKLAAMGHQVILCDLSEEMLERASELAQQQGISENMRFIHCAVQDIDQHIEEPVDLVLFHAVLEWISDQKYAIEQLVDIIRPEGVFSVMFYNANGLVMRNAILGNFHLATPHIQRRRKRSLSPQNPLLPQQVDEWLSDCKMDIIGKSGVRVFHDYLQSRQLQQQDFPALLALEQQYCRQEPYISMGRYIHVMARKPIIKDDL from the coding sequence ATGGTAGACCGCAACTTTGATGATATTGCTGATAAATTTGCAAAAAATATCTATGGCACAACAAAAGGTAAAATACGTGAAGCGGTTGTTTGGCAAGATTTAACACAACTGATTAACTCTCAGTTTGATGGACAAACATTGCGTATATTGGATGCAGGTGGTGGAGAAGGGCATTTTTCACGCAAACTTGCAGCAATGGGACATCAAGTCATACTTTGCGATTTATCTGAAGAAATGTTAGAGCGTGCCAGCGAACTTGCTCAACAACAAGGGATTAGCGAGAATATGCGCTTTATCCATTGTGCAGTACAGGATATTGATCAACATATTGAAGAACCCGTAGATTTAGTGTTATTTCATGCTGTACTTGAGTGGATTAGTGATCAGAAATATGCAATTGAACAGTTGGTCGATATAATTAGGCCAGAAGGCGTCTTTTCTGTGATGTTCTATAATGCTAATGGTTTAGTCATGCGAAATGCAATTTTAGGCAACTTTCATCTTGCTACACCGCATATTCAGCGTCGACGTAAACGTTCATTATCGCCACAAAATCCATTATTACCCCAACAGGTCGATGAGTGGCTGTCGGATTGTAAAATGGATATTATTGGCAAAAGCGGTGTCAGAGTATTTCATGATTACCTACAAAGCAGGCAATTACAGCAACAAGATTTTCCTGCACTGTTGGCTTTAGAGCAGCAATATTGTCGTCAGGAGCCCTATATCAGTATGGGACGTTATATTCATGTCATGGCACGAAAACCAATAATAAAGGACGATTTATGA
- the elyC gene encoding envelope biogenesis factor ElyC, with the protein MLFLLKKYLGALLMPLPLLLILGFIGILLLWFTHWQKSGKTCVSISLILITLLGLQPIADNLLSPVEEGFDKRYELITNNPPDNIHYIVVLGGGFTYNPDWSPSSNLLNNSLPRVTEGIRLYLKHPGSKLIFTGGKASSSISSAEVAAMVAQSLGVPAEDTIALTEPKDTQEEAFEVEKITGKEPFLLVTSANHLPRAMSMFTARGMQPIAAPANQLAIKSALNPWEKYIPSAYYFSHSERAWYELIGSIWFYLKPDNTQPLETPLLTPDTVEAE; encoded by the coding sequence ATGCTATTTCTTTTAAAAAAATATCTTGGGGCATTGCTTATGCCATTGCCTCTGCTGCTGATTCTCGGATTCATTGGCATCCTATTATTATGGTTCACTCATTGGCAAAAAAGCGGCAAAACCTGTGTTTCTATAAGCTTAATATTGATTACCTTATTAGGCTTGCAGCCCATTGCTGACAACTTACTGTCTCCTGTCGAAGAGGGCTTTGATAAACGCTATGAGTTAATTACGAATAATCCACCAGACAATATTCACTATATTGTCGTACTTGGTGGGGGCTTTACCTACAACCCCGATTGGAGTCCAAGCTCTAATTTATTAAATAACAGTCTGCCACGCGTTACCGAGGGCATTCGTTTATACCTAAAACACCCTGGAAGCAAATTGATATTTACGGGGGGGAAAGCAAGTAGCTCGATAAGTAGCGCGGAAGTGGCTGCAATGGTCGCCCAATCGCTAGGTGTACCCGCAGAAGATACCATTGCATTGACCGAACCTAAAGACACTCAAGAAGAAGCATTTGAAGTCGAAAAAATTACCGGTAAAGAGCCATTTTTATTAGTGACATCCGCCAATCATTTGCCAAGAGCCATGTCCATGTTTACTGCCCGAGGTATGCAGCCAATTGCCGCCCCCGCGAATCAGCTCGCCATCAAAAGTGCGTTGAATCCTTGGGAAAAATATATCCCTTCAGCCTATTATTTTAGTCATAGCGAACGGGCTTGGTATGAATTAATCGGCTCTATCTGGTTTTATTTAAAACCCGATAATACTCAACCCCTTGAAACGCCTTTACTCACCCCTGATACCGTAGAGGCTGAATAA
- the kdsB gene encoding 3-deoxy-manno-octulosonate cytidylyltransferase, producing the protein MFTVIIPARYASTRLPGKPLADIHGKPMVVRVMEQAIKSGASRVVVATDHPDVAHAVIQAGGEACMTDPNHQSGTERLAEVIDTYGFSDDEIIVNVQGDEPLIPPEIISQVARNLHGSQAQMGTLAVPIHDVQEAFNPNAVKVVTDHEGYALYFSRATIPWERDRFAINQDTIGDHFLRHIGIYAYRAGFIRRYIKWETSPLEKIEMLEQLRVLWYGEKIHVAVAEKAPGAGVDTPEDLEVVRKQFK; encoded by the coding sequence ATGTTTACCGTCATTATTCCTGCTCGTTATGCTTCGACTCGTTTACCAGGTAAACCACTGGCTGATATTCATGGCAAGCCGATGGTGGTAAGAGTCATGGAACAAGCGATTAAATCAGGTGCATCACGTGTTGTTGTCGCAACAGATCATCCTGATGTTGCGCATGCGGTTATTCAAGCAGGCGGTGAAGCCTGCATGACTGACCCGAATCATCAATCAGGTACAGAACGATTAGCTGAAGTGATTGACACCTACGGGTTTTCTGATGACGAGATTATCGTGAATGTACAGGGGGATGAGCCTTTGATCCCACCTGAAATTATCAGTCAAGTCGCTAGAAATCTTCACGGTAGTCAGGCACAAATGGGAACATTGGCTGTTCCTATTCATGATGTCCAAGAAGCTTTTAACCCAAACGCGGTGAAGGTGGTAACGGATCATGAAGGTTATGCGCTTTATTTTTCTCGAGCGACCATTCCATGGGAGAGAGATAGATTTGCGATTAACCAAGACACGATTGGTGATCACTTCTTACGTCATATTGGCATCTATGCTTACCGAGCGGGTTTTATCCGTCGCTATATTAAATGGGAAACAAGCCCATTAGAAAAAATCGAAATGCTAGAACAGTTAAGAGTGCTGTGGTATGGAGAGAAAATTCATGTCGCGGTGGCCGAAAAAGCACCGGGGGCGGGCGTGGATACACCTGAAGACCTTGAAGTCGTGAGAAAGCAATTCAAATAA
- a CDS encoding Trm112 family protein, with protein sequence MDHRLLEIIACPVCHGKLSYHKENLELICKFDHLAYPIRDGIPVLLETEARQVALDEGQ encoded by the coding sequence ATGGATCACCGTTTACTTGAAATCATTGCTTGTCCTGTTTGTCATGGCAAATTAAGCTATCACAAAGAAAACCTTGAACTTATTTGCAAGTTCGATCACCTCGCATATCCTATTCGTGATGGTATTCCTGTCCTGCTAGAAACGGAAGCACGCCAAGTTGCACTGGATGAAGGACAGTAA